In Haloplanus rubicundus, one DNA window encodes the following:
- a CDS encoding DUF7344 domain-containing protein has product MNIGLLQTDDVLPETDIHDILRNDRRRNVIKCLQDRGREVSLRDLAEHIAEIETNESPPPSNIRDSVYVSLHQTHLPKLDDAGIVDYDSDRKTILLRKSARQVDLYMEVVTRYGVTWATYYRAIGTISLLSIVLASTDTPLISTVDPLLWASFFLVVIAVSTLYQFWSRRWLYLQQLL; this is encoded by the coding sequence ATGAACATCGGACTACTCCAGACGGACGACGTACTTCCCGAAACGGACATCCACGACATTCTCCGAAACGACCGGCGGAGAAACGTCATCAAGTGTCTTCAGGATCGGGGGCGGGAGGTATCGCTTCGCGACCTCGCGGAACACATCGCCGAAATCGAGACGAACGAATCACCCCCGCCGAGCAACATCCGCGATAGCGTCTACGTCTCCCTCCACCAGACGCACCTCCCCAAACTCGACGACGCGGGGATCGTCGACTACGACAGCGACCGAAAGACGATCCTCCTCCGCAAATCCGCGCGGCAGGTCGATCTGTACATGGAGGTCGTCACCCGATACGGTGTCACGTGGGCAACCTACTACCGGGCAATCGGGACGATTTCGTTGCTCAGCATCGTACTCGCGTCTACCGACACGCCGCTAATCTCGACCGTCGACCCACTCCTGTGGGCGAGCTTCTTCCTCGTCGTCATCGCCGTGTCGACGCTCTATCAATTCTGGTCGCGGCGGTGGTTGTATCTGCAGCAATTATTATAA
- a CDS encoding SipW-dependent-type signal peptide-containing protein translates to MTDERFDISRRKALAALGTIGVASAGAGLGTSAYFSDQETFENNQLTAGTLDMGVSYSAHYSDWSDDEGEGVDVNMWDGPANTTGTANDLTDGYTGLPANDAWLIEVDDPAQFLENTETQSYNADTELVCEAGEAISQADDAPKPVIELGDVKPGDFGEVTFNFILCDNPGYVWLNGGLVSESENGVTEPEADDPDEMAGVVELLDVVKAAVWIDNGNNYQDGDEMIPSSYTGSLRDVLGMIEGSNGTPLPGNMNAEAGGGTGEQGCFSADEEHSIAFAWWVPVDHGNEIQSDSATFDLGLYTEQCRHNDGSGLNNEGLEDEVDDDEEDNNGT, encoded by the coding sequence ATGACGGACGAACGATTCGACATTTCGCGGCGGAAGGCATTGGCTGCTCTCGGCACCATCGGCGTCGCCTCGGCGGGCGCCGGACTGGGCACGAGCGCGTACTTCTCCGATCAGGAGACGTTCGAGAACAACCAGCTGACGGCCGGCACCCTCGATATGGGCGTGTCGTACTCGGCGCATTACTCGGACTGGAGCGACGACGAGGGCGAGGGCGTCGATGTCAACATGTGGGACGGTCCCGCGAACACGACGGGTACCGCGAACGATCTCACGGACGGCTACACCGGCCTGCCGGCGAACGACGCCTGGCTCATCGAGGTCGACGATCCGGCGCAGTTCCTCGAAAACACGGAAACCCAGTCGTACAACGCGGACACGGAACTCGTCTGTGAGGCCGGCGAAGCGATCTCGCAAGCCGACGACGCTCCCAAGCCCGTCATCGAGCTGGGCGACGTGAAGCCGGGTGACTTCGGCGAGGTTACGTTCAACTTCATCCTGTGTGATAACCCCGGGTACGTCTGGCTGAACGGCGGCCTCGTCAGTGAGAGCGAGAACGGCGTAACCGAACCCGAAGCCGACGACCCGGACGAGATGGCCGGAGTCGTCGAACTCCTCGACGTCGTCAAGGCGGCTGTCTGGATCGACAACGGCAACAACTACCAGGACGGCGACGAGATGATTCCCTCCTCCTACACCGGATCGCTCCGCGACGTGCTGGGCATGATCGAGGGCTCCAACGGGACGCCGCTCCCCGGCAACATGAACGCCGAAGCGGGCGGCGGGACCGGCGAACAGGGTTGCTTCTCCGCCGACGAAGAACACTCCATCGCGTTCGCGTGGTGGGTGCCGGTCGACCACGGCAACGAAATCCAGTCCGACAGCGCGACCTTCGACCTGGGTCTCTACACCGAGCAGTGCCGCCACAACGACGGTAGCGGCCTGAACAACGAGGGCCTCGAAGACGAGGTCGACGACGACGAGGAAGACAACAACGGGACGTAA
- a CDS encoding vWA domain-containing protein — MSNDFELSRRKALAALGSIGVASAGAGLGTSAYFSDQETFENNRLVAGELDLKMDWEEHYSDWSADENDIRDGEGEFEVRMEAPDNPSGYREFPPGASEPLIWVPEPSVDDFMDNTSIEGYPDADNDGITEFPIEEMNGRAPCDYLADVGNDDEGLDPDSDELGRTDTDDTRLDDGSPAPLINLQDVKPGDFGEITFSTHLCDNPGYLWMNMPGGLEASENGVTEPEEDDPDEGEGVELVEKIQTALWYDNNCDNLITCEEKIDVMVVADTSGSIGGNLDNGIPGEDVDILANAANTFFTELEARTTTDEVRAGLLTFNGPSDAGEDDPTVFNRPALRAGLGPLDQFDVDSDGSPDLREFLPTRGSGNTPTPHALDLARKVLNDQGRPDAKQVIVLATDDNPDYVGGDSPTIPYTVTEGEGSPLPAGPSYTSEVYAGNSDGFSSTTEQDETADAAESVQQDGIEIRVAGIGVDDLVLLRDRVAGDDGDQTMAQPDFFDEATIDNVVTVAEGIVQDIVGGTGRCDEVIFTGSLGELENALTANGGRGIPLDGDRGTQFDELNGDENDENRECFLASGTNCFGLAWWLPENHGNEVQSDSVRFDLGFYTEQCRHNDGSGMNNENVDA; from the coding sequence ATGTCAAACGATTTCGAACTCTCACGGCGGAAGGCGCTCGCCGCGCTCGGCAGCATCGGCGTGGCATCGGCTGGGGCCGGACTCGGTACGTCCGCGTACTTCAGCGATCAGGAAACGTTCGAGAACAACCGGCTCGTGGCGGGCGAGCTGGACCTCAAGATGGACTGGGAGGAGCACTACTCCGACTGGTCGGCGGACGAGAACGATATCCGCGACGGTGAAGGCGAATTCGAAGTGCGGATGGAAGCCCCGGACAACCCCAGTGGATACCGGGAGTTCCCGCCGGGAGCGTCAGAGCCCTTGATCTGGGTTCCTGAACCGTCCGTGGACGACTTCATGGACAATACGTCTATCGAGGGATACCCCGACGCAGACAACGACGGTATCACGGAATTCCCGATAGAAGAAATGAACGGGCGGGCACCGTGCGACTACCTCGCTGATGTGGGTAACGACGATGAGGGCTTAGACCCGGACAGCGACGAACTGGGCCGGACGGATACCGACGACACGCGACTTGACGACGGCTCCCCGGCGCCGCTGATCAATCTGCAGGACGTAAAACCGGGCGACTTCGGGGAGATCACGTTCAGTACCCATCTCTGTGACAACCCCGGCTACCTCTGGATGAACATGCCGGGCGGTCTTGAGGCGAGCGAAAACGGCGTCACTGAACCCGAAGAGGACGACCCGGACGAGGGAGAGGGTGTTGAACTCGTCGAGAAGATTCAGACCGCCCTCTGGTACGATAACAACTGTGACAATCTCATCACGTGTGAAGAGAAAATCGACGTGATGGTCGTGGCCGATACGTCCGGGAGCATCGGAGGTAACCTCGACAACGGTATTCCGGGTGAGGATGTCGACATTCTAGCCAACGCAGCCAATACCTTCTTCACCGAGCTTGAAGCACGAACGACTACTGATGAAGTCCGGGCAGGGTTACTGACATTCAACGGACCGAGTGATGCTGGTGAAGATGATCCGACGGTGTTCAATAGGCCCGCTCTCCGCGCTGGCCTAGGCCCACTCGATCAGTTCGATGTTGACAGCGACGGAAGCCCCGACCTCAGAGAATTCTTACCCACTAGAGGGAGCGGTAACACGCCCACGCCCCACGCGCTGGATCTGGCTCGGAAGGTTCTCAACGATCAGGGTCGACCGGATGCGAAACAAGTTATCGTCCTCGCCACCGACGACAATCCGGATTACGTCGGTGGCGACTCTCCCACCATCCCGTACACCGTTACGGAAGGTGAAGGAAGCCCACTTCCGGCAGGACCGAGCTACACGTCAGAGGTCTACGCTGGCAACAGTGATGGATTCAGTTCTACCACGGAACAAGATGAGACTGCGGATGCAGCTGAAAGCGTCCAACAAGATGGAATAGAAATCCGGGTCGCTGGGATCGGCGTGGATGATCTCGTCCTCCTGAGAGACCGTGTCGCTGGAGATGATGGTGACCAAACTATGGCACAGCCGGACTTCTTCGACGAGGCCACGATTGACAACGTCGTGACAGTTGCTGAAGGAATAGTGCAAGACATTGTCGGAGGAACTGGGCGCTGTGACGAAGTCATCTTTACAGGAAGCCTCGGCGAACTCGAAAACGCCCTCACCGCCAACGGTGGTCGCGGAATTCCGCTCGATGGGGATCGCGGAACCCAGTTCGACGAACTGAACGGGGACGAAAACGACGAGAATCGGGAGTGCTTCCTGGCCTCCGGTACCAACTGCTTCGGCCTCGCCTGGTGGCTCCCCGAGAACCACGGCAACGAGGTCCAGTCCGATTCGGTCCGCTTCGACCTCGGCTTCTACACCGAGCAGTGCCGCCACAACGACGGCAGCGGCATGAACAACGAGAACGTCGACGCCTGA
- a CDS encoding signal peptidase I translates to MSLVGDRDVPRLAVNGLIILVIAAVVAPFIVYAVPGVVGADHGLVVLSGSMEPRMSPGDAVIVREVPPSEIERQDIITYQRQGSDTPTTHRVIEKQSTENGVAYVTKGDANEERDRGTVSHDRVVGEVIFVIPFIGHVIQFANTQLGFLVLVLTPMVLFVLSELWELAKSVRDPETGGEDGSPAADEPPAVTTTAAETSSTTDDESDGFTLTRSSLQLVLLLFGLYVPYSAYVAYTTQEAWSIAVATGTAIGFLFCLVLYLASRGSGSNSGATRSVDGVVRRGELPAGISDRTTIPLESVESLVQMALDRDDWVIYDEEQDTYYMTRDDALYLHRAAPETDGGTAVDGGDPASNDTVDSAGSPADGDHSRPTGGDGT, encoded by the coding sequence GTGAGTCTCGTCGGTGACCGCGACGTGCCACGGCTGGCGGTGAACGGTCTGATCATCCTCGTGATCGCCGCCGTCGTCGCGCCTTTCATCGTGTACGCCGTTCCGGGCGTCGTCGGGGCGGACCACGGACTCGTCGTCCTCTCCGGCAGCATGGAACCGCGGATGAGTCCCGGCGACGCCGTCATCGTCCGAGAAGTGCCGCCCTCCGAGATCGAACGGCAGGACATTATCACGTACCAACGGCAGGGAAGCGACACGCCGACGACCCACCGCGTGATCGAGAAGCAGTCGACCGAAAACGGCGTCGCCTACGTCACGAAAGGCGACGCCAACGAGGAGCGTGACCGTGGAACCGTCTCACACGATCGGGTAGTGGGCGAGGTCATCTTCGTGATTCCGTTCATCGGTCACGTGATCCAGTTCGCCAACACACAGCTCGGCTTCCTCGTGCTCGTGCTCACGCCGATGGTGCTGTTCGTCCTCTCGGAGCTTTGGGAACTGGCGAAATCGGTCCGTGACCCCGAAACTGGGGGCGAAGACGGCTCGCCCGCCGCGGACGAGCCACCGGCTGTGACCACGACGGCTGCGGAGACCAGCTCCACCACCGACGACGAGTCCGACGGCTTCACGCTCACGCGGTCGAGCCTCCAACTGGTCTTACTCCTCTTCGGGCTGTACGTCCCGTACAGCGCGTACGTAGCGTATACGACCCAGGAAGCGTGGTCTATCGCCGTCGCGACCGGGACAGCTATCGGGTTCCTGTTCTGCCTCGTGCTCTATCTGGCCAGCCGCGGTTCCGGTTCGAATTCGGGGGCGACCCGCTCCGTCGACGGCGTCGTCCGGCGTGGCGAGTTGCCGGCCGGGATCAGTGACCGAACCACGATTCCGCTCGAATCGGTCGAATCGTTGGTCCAGATGGCGCTGGACCGCGACGACTGGGTCATCTACGACGAGGAGCAGGACACGTACTACATGACCCGTGACGACGCCCTCTATCTACACCGTGCTGCCCCCGAAACCGACGGTGGGACGGCGGTCGATGGGGGCGATCCGGCGTCCAACGACACGGTCGATTCGGCGGGGAGCCCCGCGGATGGCGATCACTCGCGACCGACGGGCGGTGATGGGACGTGA